Proteins encoded within one genomic window of Synechococcus sp. PCC 7335:
- the truB gene encoding tRNA pseudouridine(55) synthase TruB, producing MIHGFINLNKPVGWTSHDCVARTRKLLGTKKIGHGGTLDPLATGVLPLAVGRATRLLQYLPEGKAYRAVIRFGVITTTDDLEGNIAKQQDATELEEAAVDAALSQFIGKIEQVPPMYSAIQVEGRRLYDLARAGKAVEVPKRVVTIEHLVSQSWKPGVQPELTVDIKCGAGTYIRSLARDLGEAVGTGATLAGLTRTYSSGFKLTDSLTLENLEKAIAQNTFAPVSAGKAMEHLAAITLPPDLARRWQLGQKLEITAGIPIPQPIGDHANYPPVRILEATTQTFLGIGEIRSLPFDPLPSDPLSVECATKILVPKRVFLTAD from the coding sequence ATGATTCATGGGTTTATCAATCTCAACAAACCAGTTGGCTGGACCTCACATGACTGTGTTGCCCGCACGCGCAAACTCTTGGGCACCAAGAAAATTGGACACGGCGGAACCCTTGATCCACTAGCCACTGGCGTTTTGCCATTAGCGGTAGGGCGAGCGACGCGGCTATTACAATATCTGCCAGAAGGAAAAGCGTATCGAGCGGTGATCAGATTTGGAGTGATCACAACAACAGACGACCTCGAAGGTAACATCGCCAAGCAGCAAGATGCTACTGAACTAGAAGAAGCTGCGGTAGATGCGGCGCTTTCTCAATTTATTGGAAAGATTGAACAAGTTCCCCCGATGTATAGCGCCATCCAAGTAGAGGGACGGCGACTATACGATCTCGCACGAGCAGGCAAAGCAGTAGAGGTTCCTAAACGGGTAGTCACCATCGAGCACTTAGTCAGTCAAAGCTGGAAGCCAGGCGTGCAGCCGGAGCTAACGGTAGATATTAAGTGTGGTGCTGGTACGTACATTCGCTCTCTGGCTAGGGATCTAGGTGAAGCAGTAGGGACCGGCGCAACTCTAGCAGGACTAACGCGCACTTACAGCAGCGGATTTAAACTCACAGATAGTCTCACTTTAGAAAACTTGGAAAAGGCGATCGCACAGAATACTTTTGCACCCGTTTCAGCTGGAAAAGCGATGGAACACTTAGCGGCAATCACGCTGCCGCCAGATCTAGCTCGGCGTTGGCAGCTGGGGCAAAAGCTAGAAATTACAGCGGGTATTCCTATCCCTCAACCGATCGGCGATCACGCCAACTATCCACCAGTTCGCATTCTAGAAGCAACTACCCAAACATTTTTAGGAATCGGCGAAATTCGTAGCCTGCCTTTTGACCCTCTACCTTCTGACCCTCTATCAGTAGAGTGCGCTACCAAGATTCTGGTGCCAAAGCGCGTCTTCTTAACAGCAGATTAA
- a CDS encoding alpha/beta hydrolase: MFQQRFFKQGVWGLGIGLLQAVIAFSPQAARPGQAAEKIVFYLGSGIERSLSVDSLTLYAKEGIITEEFSAYLPYLRQLDAASLNRAREILTERVDTDVTTVSQFSYTAQGEYILQQIGEVFRTGARLSGASGLRGAAILSAADPEEGLTLLNVIQRFPTPVLRVDIRQGIAIARQFDAAFQQSDTALQLVEQLSLARATEDLPGDTSAIRLTQLVTEPGPFQVRRQPIRTKASDRPVDIYIPTFSTGFLHSAMRRDDFVWPAVVISHGLGNDRNTYAYLAEFLAEHGFAVINIEHRGSSDEQVSGLFAGFRNEVVDTDEFVDRPEMISQVLDELEQRDNLLEKDGGRIDFNNVGVIGQSLGGYTALAVAGAPLNLEQLRTDCPLTELSFNVSLLLQCQAVELSQENSFSTSLSFRDPRIRAVVAINPITSKLFGPEGLSEIDIPLLLIAGSNDTIAPALPEQIQPFTWLTTADHFLLVMQGATHFSTIDITGTEAIDLPPAVVGPYPEIAQDYTEAMSLAFLNTYLKGEEEYASVLTSAFTTRFSQPEIPLSLISELTPEQLAEQVK; the protein is encoded by the coding sequence TTGTTTCAGCAAAGATTTTTCAAGCAGGGGGTATGGGGCCTAGGAATAGGACTATTGCAAGCGGTCATCGCATTCTCTCCTCAAGCAGCTAGACCTGGACAGGCGGCTGAAAAGATTGTCTTTTATCTGGGATCAGGGATTGAACGGTCTCTTTCTGTTGATTCTTTGACGCTCTATGCGAAAGAGGGCATTATCACCGAAGAATTTTCCGCCTATCTACCTTATCTACGTCAGCTCGATGCAGCCAGCTTGAATCGAGCCCGCGAGATTCTAACAGAGCGAGTAGATACAGATGTGACGACCGTCTCACAATTTAGCTACACCGCACAGGGGGAATATATACTCCAACAGATCGGAGAAGTTTTTCGAACAGGCGCCCGGCTATCTGGCGCAAGTGGGTTGCGGGGTGCAGCGATATTGTCCGCAGCTGATCCAGAAGAAGGATTAACCCTGTTGAATGTGATTCAACGATTTCCCACGCCAGTGCTGCGAGTAGATATCCGTCAAGGGATTGCGATCGCCCGCCAGTTCGATGCCGCATTTCAACAGTCAGATACTGCACTACAACTAGTCGAACAGCTTTCTCTAGCAAGAGCGACTGAAGATCTCCCCGGCGATACCTCTGCTATTAGACTCACCCAACTAGTCACAGAACCGGGTCCTTTTCAAGTCAGACGTCAGCCGATCCGGACAAAGGCAAGCGATCGCCCCGTCGATATCTATATACCGACCTTCTCCACCGGCTTTCTCCATAGCGCTATGCGAAGAGACGACTTTGTTTGGCCAGCGGTTGTGATTTCTCACGGACTTGGCAATGACCGTAATACCTACGCCTATCTCGCGGAGTTCCTAGCTGAGCACGGCTTCGCGGTGATCAACATAGAGCATAGAGGTAGCAGCGATGAACAGGTCTCCGGGCTATTCGCTGGGTTTAGGAACGAAGTGGTAGATACCGATGAGTTTGTCGATCGCCCTGAGATGATCTCGCAGGTATTAGACGAGCTAGAACAAAGAGATAACTTACTTGAGAAAGACGGCGGACGCATCGACTTCAATAATGTTGGCGTCATTGGTCAATCCCTTGGCGGATATACGGCCCTTGCGGTAGCGGGTGCACCGCTTAATCTCGAACAGCTGCGAACAGACTGTCCGCTCACAGAGCTAAGCTTTAACGTCTCACTACTTCTGCAGTGTCAAGCCGTCGAACTTTCACAGGAAAATAGTTTCAGCACGAGTCTTAGCTTCCGAGATCCTCGTATTCGTGCTGTGGTCGCTATTAACCCGATCACTAGTAAGCTGTTTGGCCCAGAAGGTCTCTCTGAAATAGACATTCCGCTGCTGCTGATAGCAGGTAGTAACGACACGATCGCACCGGCTCTGCCTGAACAGATCCAGCCATTCACATGGTTGACTACGGCTGATCACTTTCTGCTAGTAATGCAAGGGGCAACTCACTTTTCAACCATTGATATTACTGGAACAGAAGCGATTGATCTGCCCCCTGCAGTCGTCGGGCCTTATCCTGAAATTGCTCAAGACTATACTGAGGCAATGAGTCTGGCCTTTCTCAATACCTACCTTAAAGGCGAAGAGGAATATGCTTCTGTGCTCACCAGCGCCTTCACAACTCGCTTTAGTCAGCCAGAAATTCCGCTTAGCTTAATCTCAGAACTTACGCCAGAGCAGTTAGCAGAACAGGTTAAGTAA